The proteins below come from a single Treponema phagedenis genomic window:
- a CDS encoding ABC transporter ATP-binding protein, giving the protein MYELTVDDVCKSYKVKNKKIEVNKHIHFKVEPANLVWIYGNSGAGKSTFLNIITGIDDSDSGSVSWNGKAITSMNANARAQFRLENCGLIFQFFELIKSQTIYNNAALPLKIQKKSSKEIQAILFPLFELFDLQSLVHKKPNELSGGERQRVSIVRALSAAPKYLVADEITSSLDIKRSHQVYEYLRGYIQKKNGVGIFVSHDPIIKNYADKVYKMEEGCLTEAVYKEE; this is encoded by the coding sequence ATGTACGAGTTGACGGTTGATGATGTATGCAAAAGCTATAAAGTAAAGAATAAAAAAATAGAAGTGAATAAACACATTCACTTTAAGGTTGAACCTGCAAATCTTGTTTGGATTTACGGAAATTCCGGTGCGGGGAAGTCAACCTTTTTAAACATTATTACCGGCATCGATGATTCGGATTCGGGAAGTGTCAGCTGGAACGGAAAAGCCATTACTTCAATGAATGCAAATGCGCGGGCTCAATTTAGACTGGAAAACTGCGGGCTTATTTTTCAATTTTTTGAATTGATCAAGTCTCAAACCATTTATAACAATGCCGCCTTGCCGCTTAAAATACAAAAAAAATCAAGCAAAGAAATACAGGCTATTTTGTTTCCGTTGTTTGAACTTTTTGATTTACAATCGCTTGTACATAAAAAACCGAATGAACTTTCCGGCGGAGAGAGGCAGCGGGTTTCGATTGTGCGCGCATTATCTGCTGCTCCGAAATATCTTGTTGCCGATGAAATAACTTCTTCACTTGATATAAAGCGCTCTCATCAAGTATACGAATATTTGCGCGGTTATATCCAAAAGAAAAACGGTGTCGGTATTTTTGTATCGCATGACCCGATTATCAAAAACTATGCGGATAAGGTTTACAAAATGGAAGAAGGCTGTTTAACGGAAGCTGTTTATAAGGAAGAGTGA
- a CDS encoding ABC transporter permease: protein MFLIKSAWDNITFNKKRNTFSILLIAIASASILLFQGYVEYSKQGMALGFIQKSGNIQIRVKGPHDTFQKDANLLTAKDILQLREFCAQLPEITDIDAVLEFNGIIGTEKNSSIFWGAAYDKPHAVGITAGTPVFADDRAVVLGELLFEELEMDLDNTENFVNIMTTTITGDIATASFDVNGYLATGNFQTDSGLVITSRKAVLDLFELEDSANYLRLFLKNDKDLEKVEKGIQEFFIKHNLNFETANWKQLNPEWEKITGLNTVQFSVVSVILCVLIFVSLTQSLSASFMERIGEFGTMEAIGLKKSSVILLLLVESCMLSLFGIALGVLLSQFGNVITTALKIELVPPGYTKAYALNFYIDLTAIVITQSFIFITCLIAVVYPIYTVKKYSSMNLINYNGA from the coding sequence ATGTTTTTGATTAAAAGCGCATGGGACAATATTACGTTTAATAAAAAAAGAAACACCTTTTCAATTTTGTTGATTGCCATTGCATCCGCTTCAATCCTTTTGTTTCAAGGGTATGTAGAATACTCCAAACAAGGAATGGCTTTGGGCTTTATCCAAAAAAGCGGAAACATTCAAATTAGGGTAAAAGGACCGCATGATACTTTTCAAAAGGATGCCAACCTTTTAACTGCAAAAGATATTTTGCAATTGCGTGAGTTTTGTGCACAGCTGCCTGAAATAACCGATATCGATGCAGTGCTTGAGTTTAACGGCATAATCGGCACAGAAAAAAACTCAAGTATTTTTTGGGGCGCTGCCTATGATAAACCGCACGCTGTCGGCATTACCGCAGGCACTCCTGTTTTTGCAGATGACAGGGCGGTTGTGTTGGGAGAGCTTTTGTTTGAAGAACTTGAAATGGATTTAGATAATACGGAAAACTTTGTAAATATTATGACAACAACTATTACCGGAGATATTGCAACTGCGTCCTTTGACGTGAACGGGTATCTTGCAACAGGCAATTTTCAAACGGATTCGGGACTGGTAATCACTTCCAGAAAAGCAGTTTTGGATTTATTTGAATTGGAAGACAGCGCAAATTATCTGCGCCTCTTTTTAAAAAATGACAAAGATTTAGAAAAGGTTGAAAAAGGCATACAAGAGTTTTTTATAAAACACAATCTCAATTTTGAAACCGCAAACTGGAAACAATTAAATCCCGAGTGGGAAAAAATTACCGGATTAAATACCGTGCAGTTTTCTGTCGTAAGCGTTATCCTTTGCGTGCTTATCTTTGTTTCGCTCACCCAAAGTTTGTCCGCAAGTTTTATGGAGCGTATAGGCGAGTTCGGCACAATGGAAGCAATCGGCTTAAAAAAATCATCTGTTATTTTACTTTTGCTTGTTGAATCCTGTATGCTTTCATTGTTTGGAATAGCACTCGGCGTTTTGTTATCACAATTCGGTAACGTAATCACCACAGCTTTAAAAATTGAGTTGGTACCGCCCGGCTATACCAAAGCCTATGCCTTAAATTTCTATATCGATTTAACTGCAATAGTTATAACTCAATCTTTTATTTTTATAACCTGCCTTATTGCGGTTGTTTATCCGATATACACGGTGAAAAAGTATAGCAGCATGAATCTTATAAACTATAACGGAGCGTAA
- a CDS encoding alkaline phosphatase — MKKFSVLVIMMLAFMIFVPGIIFSIGAGETQSSGAQSGKSSTGETSTVQNVILMIPDGMSIESYTFARWFSPEWKFTLDEILTGSVRINNSNVPQADSAPAATAMSTGYKSEAPYIGCYPSVAGMAGAKEFDPKKADTPLATVLEAAYRSGRSTGVVSTSNVNHATPAAFASHFPSRKAYDTLIEQMVYQNISVVLGAGSVYLDAKTRKDGQDLIAELKRLGYNYVTDRKGMMSSSSDKLWGMFAPKAMNYDIDRDPNVEPSLAEMTKKAIEVLSKNKTGFFLIVEGSEIDWAGHANDPVGMATDILAYDKAVKVALDFAKKNKNTVVISAADHGTGGITMGNYKTSGTYTKEPLELYTKLIKNAKKTSFGAGLELNKERSNIKEVMARNFGITDLTAEEIKTIKDIEDTQQGIGWVISGRSGIGWTTLGHVGGDIGLYFYCGNPAVRKLQGTIFNHQIGEYIAEVLGVNLNDLTKKLFIEAKPALEKKGAKVEWVETGTDKHELIVKKSGKTYRFPKNKNYVIVDEKQIVFDGLTVFNSKTVFLPQSAINLVK; from the coding sequence ATGAAAAAGTTTTCAGTATTAGTTATTATGATGCTTGCCTTTATGATTTTTGTACCGGGCATCATTTTTTCAATCGGCGCGGGAGAAACGCAATCAAGCGGAGCGCAATCCGGCAAGTCTTCGACCGGGGAAACGTCAACTGTGCAAAACGTTATTTTAATGATCCCCGACGGAATGAGCATTGAAAGTTATACCTTTGCGCGATGGTTTTCGCCTGAGTGGAAATTTACCCTCGATGAAATTTTAACCGGCTCGGTTAGAATTAACAACTCGAATGTCCCGCAAGCGGACTCAGCCCCTGCGGCGACAGCTATGTCAACAGGATATAAATCCGAAGCTCCGTATATCGGCTGCTATCCTTCGGTTGCGGGGATGGCAGGCGCAAAAGAGTTTGATCCCAAAAAAGCGGATACTCCGCTTGCAACGGTGCTTGAAGCGGCATACAGGTCGGGGCGCTCCACAGGGGTTGTCTCTACGTCAAATGTAAACCATGCAACACCCGCAGCTTTTGCATCTCATTTTCCGAGTAGAAAAGCATACGATACACTCATTGAGCAAATGGTTTATCAAAATATTTCCGTTGTGCTCGGTGCGGGAAGCGTTTATCTCGATGCTAAAACCAGAAAGGACGGGCAGGATTTAATCGCCGAATTAAAAAGACTTGGTTACAATTATGTAACCGACAGAAAAGGAATGATGAGTTCAAGCTCGGATAAACTATGGGGAATGTTTGCTCCAAAAGCGATGAACTACGATATCGACAGGGACCCGAATGTCGAGCCTTCTCTTGCCGAGATGACTAAAAAGGCTATTGAAGTGCTGTCTAAAAATAAAACCGGATTTTTCCTCATTGTTGAAGGTTCGGAGATTGACTGGGCGGGGCATGCGAACGATCCGGTCGGTATGGCAACGGATATTTTGGCATACGACAAAGCTGTAAAAGTCGCCCTTGATTTTGCAAAAAAGAACAAAAACACGGTTGTAATTTCCGCAGCCGATCATGGCACGGGCGGTATTACAATGGGAAACTATAAAACGAGCGGCACATACACAAAGGAACCGCTTGAGCTTTACACAAAGCTTATTAAAAATGCTAAAAAAACAAGTTTCGGAGCGGGGCTTGAACTCAACAAAGAGCGCAGCAATATTAAGGAAGTTATGGCAAGGAATTTCGGCATAACAGACCTTACCGCCGAAGAAATTAAAACGATAAAGGATATTGAAGATACGCAGCAAGGCATAGGCTGGGTTATTTCAGGACGTTCCGGAATCGGGTGGACTACACTCGGTCATGTCGGAGGTGATATTGGGCTATACTTCTATTGCGGAAATCCCGCTGTGAGAAAACTGCAGGGCACAATCTTCAATCACCAAATCGGCGAATACATCGCGGAAGTGCTCGGCGTGAACCTCAATGATCTTACCAAAAAGCTCTTTATTGAAGCAAAGCCCGCCCTTGAGAAAAAAGGCGCAAAAGTCGAGTGGGTAGAAACAGGCACCGATAAACACGAACTCATCGTAAAAAAAAGCGGCAAAACCTACCGCTTCCCAAAAAATAAAAACTACGTAATTGTTGATGAAAAACAAATTGTCTTTGACGGATTAACCGTCTTTAACTCAAAAACAGTATTCCTTCCTCAATCTGCAATAAACTTAGTTAAGTAA
- the hflC gene encoding protease modulator HflC encodes MGKIKINEMDPKAQEKIKKVVNTILILVAVFLVFIFAKPFYILQEGETSIVTQFGEIVKTETSAGLHFKTPFIHTIHKYTSKLLRIDGDPQKILTKEKQFIEVDTTSRWKIADIKKFYQSLVTYEVAYSRVSDIIDSSVRDIITINSLDDVVRNSNVINETNHKEQFDIDSNEVNLDELPTEKILYPTIHKGRDVLAKEILQRANAELNDFGIEVVDVIFKGIKYSDELQTSVFNRMIKDRNQIAQMFRSMGEGKKAEWLGKLDNEKRSILSKAYKESEILKGEADAKATAIYAQAYGKSPEFYSFWKSLEVYKKNLVNTEKILSTDMEYFQYLYKH; translated from the coding sequence ATGGGAAAGATAAAAATAAATGAAATGGATCCGAAGGCACAGGAGAAAATTAAAAAGGTTGTAAATACGATTTTAATTCTTGTAGCGGTTTTTTTAGTTTTTATATTTGCTAAGCCTTTTTATATTTTACAGGAAGGCGAAACCTCGATTGTAACGCAGTTCGGAGAGATCGTAAAAACAGAAACAAGTGCGGGGCTTCATTTTAAAACACCGTTTATACATACAATACATAAATATACTTCAAAACTTTTGCGAATAGACGGCGATCCGCAAAAAATTCTTACCAAGGAAAAACAGTTTATCGAAGTGGATACCACAAGCCGCTGGAAAATTGCAGATATTAAAAAATTTTATCAATCACTTGTAACGTACGAAGTTGCGTATTCTCGGGTTTCTGATATTATCGATTCTTCAGTGCGCGATATTATTACGATAAACAGTTTGGATGATGTGGTGCGAAACTCAAATGTTATAAACGAAACCAATCATAAAGAGCAATTTGATATTGATTCCAACGAGGTAAATCTTGATGAGCTTCCTACTGAAAAGATTTTATATCCGACTATTCATAAAGGGCGCGATGTGCTTGCGAAAGAAATTCTGCAAAGGGCAAATGCCGAACTGAATGATTTCGGAATTGAGGTTGTTGATGTTATTTTTAAGGGTATAAAGTATTCCGACGAGTTGCAAACTTCCGTATTTAACCGAATGATCAAAGATCGTAACCAAATTGCCCAAATGTTTCGCTCAATGGGTGAAGGCAAAAAAGCCGAATGGCTTGGAAAGTTGGATAACGAAAAACGCAGCATACTTTCCAAAGCTTACAAAGAGTCGGAAATTCTGAAAGGTGAGGCTGATGCAAAGGCCACCGCAATTTATGCGCAAGCTTACGGAAAATCGCCCGAGTTTTACAGCTTTTGGAAAAGCCTTGAAGTGTATAAAAAGAATCTGGTAAACACCGAAAAAATTCTTTCCACCGACATGGAGTATTTTCAGTATTTATATAAGCATTGA
- the hflK gene encoding FtsH protease activity modulator HflK, translated as MKKKTRPLAVIIVVAAAFLIYKAFVIIPTTDSGVVTRLGKYNRTLQPGLYFVIPYIDYVYKVPVTTVQKEEFGFRTVQSANRSQYQNDIIHESLMLTGDLNIVLVEWVVQYRIVDPKAWLFKVESVERNKTIRDISKSVVNSLIGDRAILDIMGPARANIQELAKDMLNEQYKRIGLGISVTSMQLQNVIPPEEVQQAFQDVNIAIQDMNRLINEGKEAYNKEIPKARGDADKLIQEAMGYASERVNKASGDVARFNAVYAEYVKAPDVTRRRLYLETLDSIFENTDNVLVIDKNIKNFLPLKDLQKGKN; from the coding sequence ATGAAAAAGAAAACACGTCCGCTTGCCGTCATCATTGTGGTTGCGGCGGCCTTTTTGATTTATAAAGCTTTTGTGATTATTCCGACTACCGATAGCGGTGTGGTTACACGATTGGGAAAGTATAACCGCACGCTTCAACCGGGGTTGTATTTTGTTATTCCTTATATTGACTATGTCTATAAAGTCCCTGTTACAACGGTACAAAAGGAAGAGTTCGGCTTTAGAACTGTTCAAAGTGCAAACAGAAGTCAGTATCAAAACGATATTATCCATGAATCGCTGATGCTCACCGGAGATTTGAATATCGTGCTTGTTGAATGGGTTGTGCAGTATCGTATTGTTGACCCGAAGGCCTGGCTTTTTAAGGTTGAGTCTGTGGAGCGTAATAAAACTATCCGCGATATTTCAAAATCGGTGGTAAATAGTTTGATCGGCGATCGGGCGATCCTTGATATCATGGGGCCGGCGCGGGCAAATATTCAAGAGCTTGCAAAGGATATGCTGAATGAGCAATATAAGCGAATCGGGTTAGGCATTTCCGTAACGTCCATGCAGTTGCAAAATGTTATTCCGCCCGAAGAAGTGCAGCAAGCTTTTCAGGATGTGAATATTGCCATTCAGGATATGAACCGCCTGATTAATGAGGGGAAAGAAGCTTACAATAAAGAAATTCCGAAGGCGCGCGGCGATGCCGATAAGCTTATTCAGGAAGCGATGGGGTATGCTTCGGAGCGGGTAAATAAGGCAAGCGGCGATGTTGCGCGCTTTAATGCGGTGTATGCGGAGTATGTCAAAGCTCCCGATGTTACACGGCGCAGATTGTATTTAGAAACATTAGACTCGATTTTTGAAAATACGGATAATGTTTTGGTCATTGATAAAAATATAAAAAACTTTTTACCTTTGAAAGATTTGCAAAAAGGTAAAAATTGA
- a CDS encoding ABC transporter substrate-binding protein produces the protein MKQKIIHTVLLLFVVAIAFIGCSKAETAGEKEAGTLVYWSMWEATEPQGQVIQEAISQFTADTGIAVDAQFKGRTGIREGLQPALDAGSNIDLFDEDIDRVNATWKAYLLDLEDFAKNANYEATANAGLIAACRKAGEGKLKSIPYQPNIFAVFYNKAIFDQAGVTAVPKTWEELDAACQKIKNAGFVPITNDDAYITCLFGYHMSRINGYEKTEAIVKGNQWDDPSVAETAKAYADFAKKGYFSPNIGANVWPAGQNQELAMGTAAMYLNGSWLPNEVISMTGDDFEWGCFSYPAVANGHDGVEASNFGAQVFAINKNSKNAEAAFKLITYITKGRFDKELSARSLGIPADSTNTDWPKQLKNVRPVMESLKTRYPWAAGAEANPDMTPIIKENMMKLCAGTITAEQFTANLKAASK, from the coding sequence ATGAAACAAAAAATCATTCACACGGTGCTGTTGCTGTTTGTGGTAGCGATTGCATTTATCGGATGCAGCAAGGCGGAGACTGCCGGCGAAAAAGAGGCCGGTACGTTGGTGTATTGGTCAATGTGGGAAGCGACGGAACCGCAGGGGCAGGTAATCCAAGAGGCTATCAGTCAATTTACCGCCGACACCGGTATTGCTGTTGACGCACAGTTTAAGGGACGCACCGGTATCCGCGAAGGTTTGCAGCCGGCACTTGATGCGGGAAGCAATATTGATTTATTTGACGAAGACATCGACCGCGTAAACGCTACATGGAAGGCATATTTGTTGGATCTTGAAGATTTCGCAAAAAATGCAAATTATGAAGCAACCGCAAATGCAGGTTTAATTGCCGCATGCCGGAAGGCGGGGGAAGGAAAATTAAAATCTATTCCGTATCAGCCGAATATTTTTGCGGTTTTTTACAACAAGGCTATTTTTGACCAGGCAGGCGTTACCGCAGTGCCAAAAACTTGGGAAGAGTTGGATGCGGCATGCCAAAAAATTAAGAATGCGGGGTTTGTTCCGATAACCAATGACGATGCGTATATTACCTGTTTGTTCGGCTATCATATGTCACGAATAAACGGCTACGAAAAAACCGAAGCAATCGTGAAAGGAAATCAGTGGGATGATCCGTCTGTGGCTGAAACCGCAAAAGCATATGCCGATTTTGCGAAAAAAGGTTATTTTTCACCGAACATCGGAGCGAATGTCTGGCCTGCAGGACAAAATCAGGAACTTGCGATGGGAACCGCCGCAATGTATCTGAACGGCTCATGGTTACCGAATGAGGTAATCAGCATGACCGGCGATGATTTTGAATGGGGCTGTTTTAGTTATCCCGCAGTGGCAAACGGGCATGACGGTGTTGAAGCATCAAACTTCGGGGCACAGGTATTTGCAATCAATAAAAACTCAAAAAATGCGGAAGCCGCTTTCAAGCTTATTACCTATATTACCAAGGGACGCTTTGATAAAGAGCTTTCAGCCCGTTCTTTAGGCATTCCTGCCGATTCTACTAATACCGATTGGCCGAAGCAGCTGAAGAATGTGCGCCCTGTTATGGAAAGCCTCAAAACACGGTATCCTTGGGCAGCAGGGGCGGAAGCAAATCCTGATATGACTCCTATTATTAAGGAAAATATGATGAAGCTTTGCGCCGGCACCATTACTGCGGAACAGTTTACGGCTAATTTAAAGGCTGCAAGTAAATAA
- a CDS encoding carbohydrate ABC transporter permease — translation MRKNKGVIAVFILPAASMFIIVFLYPILRTIVMSFFKIEGITDSVSRWSFVGFANYAKLMKTGLFHISLWNLARIWFIGGIIVMSLALLFAVILTSGIKFKRFFRAVIYLPNIVSAVALATMWLQYVYSPKFGLLKSFFTSIGWERLAQVQWLDNEHKFMALLLAYCFGMVGYHMLIFLSGIERIGTEYFEAATLDGANKPEQFWYITLPLLKGVFRINITMWTVTSVGFFVWSQFFSTVTADTQTITPMVYLYLQIFGAGNSITERNSGVGAAVGVLLCICVVTVFSLCNHLLKDKDLEF, via the coding sequence ATGAGAAAAAATAAAGGAGTGATTGCGGTGTTTATTTTGCCCGCTGCGAGTATGTTTATCATAGTATTCCTTTATCCTATCCTCAGAACGATTGTAATGAGCTTCTTTAAAATTGAAGGCATTACCGATTCTGTCAGTCGGTGGTCATTCGTCGGGTTTGCAAATTACGCCAAGCTGATGAAGACCGGACTCTTTCATATCTCATTATGGAATTTGGCGCGCATTTGGTTTATCGGCGGTATTATTGTAATGTCGCTCGCACTTTTGTTTGCGGTTATTCTGACAAGCGGGATTAAGTTCAAACGCTTTTTTCGTGCAGTCATTTATTTACCGAATATTGTCAGTGCGGTTGCCCTTGCCACCATGTGGCTGCAATATGTGTACAGCCCCAAATTCGGATTATTAAAAAGCTTTTTTACCTCGATCGGTTGGGAGCGGCTTGCACAAGTGCAATGGCTGGATAATGAGCATAAGTTTATGGCTTTGCTGCTTGCCTATTGTTTCGGCATGGTTGGCTATCATATGCTGATATTTTTAAGCGGCATTGAGCGAATCGGTACCGAGTATTTTGAGGCGGCAACCTTAGACGGAGCAAATAAGCCGGAACAGTTTTGGTATATAACACTGCCGCTTTTAAAGGGTGTATTCCGCATCAACATTACCATGTGGACGGTAACCTCAGTGGGCTTCTTTGTCTGGTCGCAGTTTTTTTCCACCGTTACTGCCGACACGCAAACCATCACACCGATGGTGTATTTGTATCTGCAAATTTTCGGTGCCGGCAACAGCATAACCGAAAGAAATTCGGGCGTGGGTGCTGCGGTGGGTGTTTTATTGTGTATCTGTGTGGTAACGGTTTTCAGCTTATGCAATCATCTTTTAAAAGATAAGGATTTGGAATTTTAG
- a CDS encoding carbohydrate ABC transporter permease produces the protein MSKLFQGGMESGTNRFQIKKELRLLPGYTIITIWVLFTFVLIGWVVLASLSTTKEIFSNTFLSSGLHFENYTKAWKHSNVSVIFSNSLFYSIFSCVLLILICAPAAYALSRFKFIANKLIQTSFAAAMGVPIVMIVLPLFAMVAGLNILNNVALNKATLIFLYVGINVPYTTIFLTTFFANLSTAFEEAAAIDGCNPVKTFWLIMFPMAQPGIITVSIFNFINIWNEYFISLIFGNSNQVRSVAVGLYSMINSMKYTGDWAGMFAAVIIVFLPTLILYIFLSEKIIAGVTGGGVKG, from the coding sequence ATGTCAAAGTTATTTCAAGGCGGAATGGAAAGCGGTACAAACCGTTTTCAGATAAAAAAAGAGCTCAGGCTGCTGCCTGGCTATACAATTATTACTATCTGGGTGCTTTTTACCTTTGTGTTAATCGGCTGGGTGGTGCTTGCAAGCCTTTCCACCACAAAAGAGATTTTTTCCAACACCTTTTTATCAAGCGGACTCCATTTTGAAAATTATACAAAGGCATGGAAACATTCCAATGTATCGGTTATATTTTCAAACTCGCTCTTTTACTCTATTTTTTCCTGCGTGCTGCTTATTCTGATTTGCGCCCCCGCTGCTTATGCACTTTCTCGTTTTAAGTTTATTGCAAATAAGCTTATTCAAACAAGCTTTGCCGCAGCGATGGGTGTGCCGATTGTTATGATTGTGCTGCCCCTGTTTGCGATGGTTGCAGGACTCAACATATTAAATAACGTTGCCTTAAACAAGGCTACCTTGATTTTTCTGTATGTGGGAATTAACGTACCGTATACCACGATTTTTTTAACCACCTTTTTTGCAAACCTTTCCACCGCCTTTGAAGAAGCAGCCGCGATTGACGGATGTAATCCGGTAAAGACATTCTGGCTTATTATGTTCCCGATGGCGCAACCCGGCATTATTACTGTCAGCATTTTTAACTTTATCAATATTTGGAACGAATACTTTATCTCCTTAATTTTCGGAAACTCAAATCAGGTGCGCTCGGTTGCAGTCGGATTGTACTCAATGATTAACTCCATGAAATACACGGGAGACTGGGCAGGCATGTTCGCCGCAGTTATCATCGTATTTTTGCCAACCTTAATTTTGTACATCTTCCTTTCCGAAAAAATCATCGCCGGCGTTACCGGCGGCGGCGTAAAAGGCTAA
- the thyX gene encoding FAD-dependent thymidylate synthase: MAHCIVPEAEAILDKEFKVLDKGFVRLVDYLGGDARIVQAARVSYGEGTKTVREDGALIDYLLRHQHTSPFEQVTLTFHAKMPIFVARQWVRHRTARINEISGRYSIMQNEFYIPEAEDIAFQSRDNKQGRSTEALSPALQKEITEELTSQQEAAYQSYQKLIDKNIARELARINLPLSTYTEWYWQIDLHNLFHFLHLRCDPHAQMEIRAYAEVMLDICRKVAPLATKSFEQHQKGGVRFSEAEMQALRNVLVGKDSGLTGKALERFEEKIKTGKQL; encoded by the coding sequence ATGGCTCATTGTATCGTTCCCGAAGCGGAAGCAATTTTAGACAAAGAATTTAAGGTGTTGGACAAAGGGTTTGTTCGATTGGTGGATTATCTTGGCGGAGATGCTCGCATTGTGCAAGCGGCACGGGTTTCGTACGGTGAAGGAACTAAAACGGTGCGTGAAGACGGTGCGCTTATTGATTATCTTCTGCGGCACCAGCATACCTCTCCTTTTGAACAAGTAACGCTTACCTTTCATGCAAAGATGCCCATTTTTGTCGCTCGTCAATGGGTTCGGCACCGAACGGCCCGGATTAACGAAATATCCGGCCGCTATTCAATTATGCAAAATGAATTTTACATTCCGGAAGCCGAAGATATAGCCTTTCAAAGTAGGGATAACAAGCAGGGCAGGAGCACTGAAGCGCTTTCGCCGGCTTTGCAAAAAGAAATTACCGAAGAACTGACAAGCCAGCAAGAGGCGGCATACCAAAGTTATCAAAAGCTTATCGACAAAAACATTGCTCGCGAGCTTGCCAGAATTAATCTTCCGCTTTCCACATATACCGAATGGTATTGGCAAATAGACTTGCATAATCTTTTTCACTTTTTACATCTGCGCTGCGATCCGCATGCACAAATGGAAATACGCGCATATGCCGAAGTCATGCTTGATATCTGCCGAAAAGTAGCACCGTTAGCAACCAAGTCCTTTGAGCAGCATCAAAAGGGTGGAGTCCGTTTTTCCGAAGCCGAAATGCAGGCGCTGCGAAATGTTCTTGTGGGAAAAGATTCCGGGTTGACCGGCAAAGCGCTTGAGCGGTTTGAAGAAAAAATTAAAACCGGTAAACAACTGTAA
- a CDS encoding YfcE family phosphodiesterase yields the protein MLQAVAPGIIGNEEAKNAFEATRSAKLLLVSDTHGSSLALASLILEFGRHVDALLFAGDGADDILRYCVEACYTDVLKQALPPLVFLVSGNCDFGQYSLPGISPSFIVPKNQKITVSGTSIFLTHGDKYSVDFGTLLLTEAGKNMQCSVAVHGHTHVQRKIDENNFLIVNPGSLERPRGRSKAGFAIMDVYQGLSPSVSFYAAQKGVGNKSQYIQINL from the coding sequence ATGCTGCAAGCTGTTGCTCCCGGTATTATCGGCAACGAAGAAGCAAAAAATGCTTTTGAAGCAACTCGTTCGGCAAAACTTTTACTTGTCTCCGATACACACGGAAGCAGCCTTGCGCTTGCTTCTCTTATATTAGAGTTTGGGCGGCATGTAGACGCATTGCTTTTTGCAGGAGACGGGGCCGATGATATTTTACGGTATTGTGTGGAGGCCTGTTATACGGATGTATTGAAGCAGGCATTGCCGCCGCTCGTATTCTTGGTATCCGGCAATTGTGATTTCGGACAATATTCATTACCGGGGATAAGTCCTTCGTTCATTGTTCCAAAAAATCAAAAAATAACTGTTTCAGGCACTTCAATATTTCTTACGCATGGAGATAAGTATTCGGTTGATTTTGGAACCCTACTTTTAACCGAAGCAGGCAAAAACATGCAATGCTCGGTTGCGGTACACGGGCATACACATGTTCAACGAAAAATAGATGAGAATAATTTTTTGATTGTTAATCCGGGCAGCTTGGAGCGCCCGCGCGGAAGATCAAAGGCAGGCTTTGCAATTATGGATGTATACCAAGGTTTATCTCCAAGCGTTAGTTTTTATGCGGCTCAAAAAGGAGTGGGGAACAAGTCGCAGTATATACAAATTAATCTTTAG